The stretch of DNA ATCCGTCTTTCACATAAAGCACGCCGGCGGAATAGACGGGGAAGGTCCATGAGGGCTGGCTGGCGTTTTCGATGCGGCTGAGTTGGGTGAATTTTTTGGGGGTGGCGCGCAGCAACGTCACCGTACCGCGCGAGCCGTGGACGAGGAGGGTATCGCCCATTGAAATCACCGAGGCGTAATCGGTGAAGCCGCGTTCGCTCCATTCGGTTTTGCCGGTTTTGTGGTTGATGCAAACGAACTCTGAGTTGCGTCCGCGCGATGCGCCGAGGCCGTACAAAAAACCATCCTTCAATACGGGCGTGGTGATGTTAGTACGGGCTTCCCGATTGCGCCAAATTTCCTCAGCAGTTTGGCCGCTACCACTATTACGGATGCGGATTTGAAAAGTGCCCAAGGTATGGCTGGCCATGGTGACGGTGTCGCCGTGTAGAATGGGTGTGACGATGTTGCGGGCCGCGCCGGTTTTTACGGGGACGCTCCAAAGTTTTTTGCCGTCCTTGGCGCGATAACCGATCATGTTGGCGGCGGTGACCATGACGATTTGCTCCACACCGGCAAGCGTGCCGCGCATAAGGCCGGAGTAGGCTGCATAATCGGTGCCGCTTTTCCAAACGAGGTTACCCGTTTTTTTCTCAAGGCAAACGAGGCTGGCACCGGTGTGGCTCCCGGCGGGGGCATAAATATAATTGGCATCGGTGACCGGTTGGCCGTTGTTGCCGTGACGGCTGGCGGCGGTACCCTCACTGCCAGGTGCATTGCCGCCAAACCATTTGGCGCCAAAATCTGTTGCGTAGTTTTTAGCCCATAGCAAATCGCCATTCTTCATCGAAATGCAGGCGAGGGCGCCCGCAGCGCTTTGGCAAAAAAGGAGATCCCCGTCAATGAGCGGCGCGGTGCGCGGGCCGGGGCCGTACACGTTGGTATATTGCCAGGAATCGGCATACGCAGTTTCCCAAATTTGTTTGCCGT from Limisphaerales bacterium encodes:
- a CDS encoding PQQ-binding-like beta-propeller repeat protein yields the protein MKTLFAFLSLTFAVSHSASEWPQWRGVNRDGILHGEPALAKLPAKPATLWQIPIGKGQGGLALAKGVLIVLHETSSKGKQETARAIRIADGKQIWETAYADSWQYTNVYGPGPRTAPLIDGDLLFCQSAAGALACISMKNGDLLWAKNYATDFGAKWFGGNAPGSEGTAASRHGNNGQPVTDANYIYAPAGSHTGASLVCLEKKTGNLVWKSGTDYAAYSGLMRGTLAGVEQIVMVTAANMIGYRAKDGKKLWSVPVKTGAARNIVTPILHGDTVTMASHTLGTFQIRIRNSGSGQTAEEIWRNREARTNITTPVLKDGFLYGLGASRGRNSEFVCINHKTGKTEWSERGFTDYASVISMGDTLLVHGSRGTVTLLRATPKKFTQLSRIENASQPSWTFPVYSAGVLYVKDGLRDGKNKLTALKLR